Proteins co-encoded in one Leptospira inadai serovar Lyme str. 10 genomic window:
- a CDS encoding Sec-independent protein translocase subunit TatA/TatB: MYLPLAFIGNLGWPEILIILFLALLLFGGKRLPSLAKDLGDGIRQFRKSISGDPESEAPKIQEPETKTTQSTKKSKKSA, encoded by the coding sequence ATGTATTTACCATTGGCATTCATCGGGAACCTAGGTTGGCCGGAAATCCTCATTATCCTGTTTTTAGCACTCCTACTTTTTGGAGGCAAGCGACTTCCCTCGCTTGCTAAGGATTTAGGGGATGGAATTCGACAATTCCGCAAATCGATCTCCGGGGATCCGGAAAGCGAAGCCCCCAAAATCCAGGAGCCTGAGACTAAAACGACTCAATCCACAAAGAAGTCTAAAAAGTCCGCCTAG
- the tatC gene encoding twin-arginine translocase subunit TatC — protein MPAKKKKLQDRAAEIPNPTPDQEAVTRDKEKFMTLGEHLEELRLVLLRTILVFSVFFIVSLFFGEEIHKVFTRPYKKVLGESATFYQIKLMAPFMVYLRTSFMVSLLLSFPFTLVFLWGFVAPALESKTARLGKALIAFSTLLFWLGVWLCWTQAFENFLKLFLVTFRPLDIETKLPIDEYYDVFFNIHLIFGLAFQLPVVLVLMSALGILKSSFLLTHWREAILGLAVSAAVLSPGPDVVSMLMLFIPLVVLFAISILLMKIIERD, from the coding sequence ATGCCCGCTAAAAAAAAGAAACTTCAGGACAGAGCCGCAGAAATTCCGAATCCGACTCCGGATCAGGAAGCAGTCACGCGAGATAAGGAAAAATTTATGACCTTGGGGGAACACCTTGAGGAATTGCGGCTTGTTCTTCTTAGAACGATCCTGGTTTTTTCGGTCTTCTTTATAGTTTCCCTATTTTTCGGAGAAGAAATTCACAAAGTTTTTACCCGTCCTTATAAAAAGGTCCTGGGAGAATCGGCGACTTTTTATCAGATCAAATTGATGGCGCCGTTCATGGTTTATCTTCGGACGAGTTTCATGGTATCGTTGCTCTTAAGTTTTCCTTTTACACTCGTCTTTTTATGGGGATTCGTAGCCCCGGCCCTGGAATCTAAAACTGCGAGACTCGGTAAAGCGCTGATCGCTTTCTCCACCCTTTTATTCTGGTTAGGGGTCTGGCTTTGTTGGACCCAGGCCTTCGAGAATTTTCTAAAACTTTTCCTGGTAACGTTTCGTCCCTTAGACATCGAAACGAAGTTACCTATCGACGAATATTACGATGTCTTTTTTAATATACATTTAATATTCGGTTTGGCCTTCCAGCTGCCAGTAGTTCTAGTTCTTATGAGTGCCCTAGGAATTCTGAAATCATCATTCTTATTGACTCATTGGCGGGAAGCGATTCTCGGATTGGCCGTCTCTGCGGCCGTTCTGTCGCCCGGCCCCGACGTCGTCTCGATGCTCATGCTATTCATTCCGCTCGTGGTCCTGTTCGCAATTTCCATTCTCCTGATGAAAATTATCGAAAGAGATTGA
- a CDS encoding DoxX family protein, whose product MKITILNWTLRILTALIFIPAFLLKFTGAEKSIETFSKLGVEPIGRYFTGSLELLTVILIFIPKAQWAGAGLGSCIMLGALAAHVSVLGYSGEAGVGTISATIALLGFLSQWYLTKDSNPLFKKNSSQ is encoded by the coding sequence ATGAAAATAACCATTCTCAACTGGACACTTAGGATACTGACCGCCCTAATCTTTATACCGGCCTTCTTATTAAAATTCACAGGCGCCGAAAAATCCATAGAAACGTTTTCTAAACTAGGTGTCGAACCGATCGGAAGATATTTTACCGGAAGCTTAGAATTATTGACGGTTATTTTGATTTTCATTCCTAAAGCGCAATGGGCAGGTGCCGGTCTCGGTTCCTGCATTATGCTCGGCGCATTGGCCGCCCATGTCTCGGTTCTAGGGTATTCCGGAGAGGCTGGAGTGGGAACGATCTCCGCAACGATCGCTCTTTTGGGGTTTTTAAGCCAATGGTACCTTACGAAGGATAGTAACCCTTTATTTAAAAAGAACTCTTCCCAATAG
- the clpX gene encoding ATP-dependent Clp protease ATP-binding subunit ClpX has translation MAKKPTGTNGKQKLFCSFCGKEQDSVKRLVAGPGVYICDECISLCNEIIAEEPEQEKERTELLGEVPNPAAIKSILDQYVIGQDHAKKALSVAVYNHYKRIYLKDKKAEIELEKSNILLIGPTGSGKTLLAQTLARIIKVPFAIVDATALTEAGYVGEDVENIILKLIQNADNDIKKAEIGIIYIDEVDKIARKSDSASITRDVSGEGVQQALLKIIEGTVANVPPQGGRKHPHQEYLQVDTKNILFILGGAFVDLDNIIKTRTGVKTIGFGSDDKEGKQLRDETKGEILSRVIPEDLMKFGLIPEFIGRMPVIATLQDLSVDMLKRIFKEPKNSILRQYTKIMEMENVKLSFEDAAIDRIAQLAIQRESGARGLRAIVENLMLELMYEIPSRKDVEEVIITEDAVNGIKPPELILKKEPKIA, from the coding sequence GTGGCAAAGAAACCGACGGGAACCAATGGCAAACAAAAACTGTTTTGTTCTTTTTGCGGAAAAGAGCAAGATTCGGTCAAACGTCTTGTTGCGGGTCCCGGCGTTTATATCTGCGATGAATGCATTTCTCTCTGTAACGAAATCATCGCGGAAGAGCCGGAACAGGAAAAGGAACGTACGGAGCTCTTGGGCGAAGTCCCCAACCCGGCGGCTATAAAATCGATACTAGATCAGTACGTGATCGGACAGGATCATGCTAAGAAAGCCTTATCCGTCGCAGTTTATAACCACTATAAACGGATTTATCTGAAAGATAAGAAAGCCGAAATAGAATTAGAAAAATCGAATATTCTTCTGATCGGGCCTACAGGATCCGGTAAAACCCTGTTGGCCCAAACTTTGGCTCGAATTATTAAAGTGCCGTTTGCGATCGTGGACGCGACTGCGTTAACGGAAGCCGGATACGTCGGCGAGGATGTGGAGAACATCATCCTGAAATTGATTCAAAACGCGGACAACGATATTAAAAAGGCCGAGATCGGCATCATCTATATCGATGAAGTAGATAAAATCGCACGCAAGTCGGATAGCGCTTCGATCACAAGAGATGTGAGCGGGGAAGGTGTCCAGCAAGCCTTACTCAAAATTATCGAAGGAACCGTAGCGAATGTACCTCCGCAAGGCGGAAGAAAGCATCCTCATCAAGAGTATTTACAGGTCGATACTAAGAATATCCTATTTATTTTAGGCGGAGCCTTTGTGGATTTGGATAATATCATTAAAACTAGAACCGGCGTCAAAACCATCGGGTTCGGGAGTGATGATAAGGAAGGGAAGCAACTGCGGGATGAAACGAAAGGAGAGATTCTCTCCCGGGTCATTCCGGAAGACTTAATGAAATTCGGTTTAATTCCGGAATTTATCGGTCGTATGCCCGTGATCGCCACTCTTCAAGATTTGAGCGTGGATATGCTCAAGAGAATCTTCAAAGAGCCTAAGAATTCGATTCTTCGCCAATATACGAAAATTATGGAAATGGAAAACGTAAAGCTTTCCTTCGAAGATGCGGCCATAGATCGGATCGCTCAGCTTGCGATTCAGCGCGAATCAGGCGCCCGGGGATTGCGGGCAATCGTCGAAAATCTTATGTTGGAACTTATGTACGAAATCCCTTCTAGAAAAGATGTCGAAGAAGTGATCATTACCGAGGATGCCGTAAACGGGATCAAACCTCCCGAGTTGATTCTGAAAAAAGAACCCAAAATCGCTTAA
- the clpP gene encoding ATP-dependent Clp endopeptidase proteolytic subunit ClpP, protein MSVIPVVIEQTGRGERSYDIYSRLLKDRIIFLGNAISDEYANVVIAQLLFLDAENPDRDIYLYINSPGGYVSSGLAIYDTMQYIKADVRTLCVGQASSMAALLLAGGAKGKRSALPHSRIMMHQPTGGATGQASDIAIQAKEVLKLKEILNGLYTKHTGKPIEQIQKDTERDLYMTAEEAQIYGIIDSVISIERNTKN, encoded by the coding sequence ATGAGCGTAATTCCAGTCGTCATAGAGCAAACAGGTCGTGGAGAGAGATCCTACGATATTTATTCACGTCTTCTAAAGGATAGAATCATTTTCCTTGGGAATGCGATCTCTGACGAGTACGCGAATGTAGTGATTGCTCAGCTCCTCTTTCTCGATGCTGAAAATCCCGATCGAGACATATATCTCTATATCAATTCTCCGGGCGGTTATGTTTCCTCCGGGCTTGCAATTTACGATACGATGCAATATATTAAGGCGGATGTTAGGACTCTTTGTGTGGGGCAGGCTTCCTCGATGGCCGCGCTGCTTTTAGCCGGTGGGGCCAAGGGAAAGCGTTCGGCGCTTCCTCATTCCAGAATCATGATGCACCAGCCGACGGGAGGCGCAACCGGCCAGGCCTCGGACATAGCGATTCAGGCAAAAGAAGTTCTAAAGCTTAAAGAAATTCTGAACGGTCTTTATACGAAGCATACCGGCAAGCCTATAGAGCAAATCCAAAAGGACACCGAACGCGATCTTTATATGACCGCAGAGGAAGCCCAAATCTACGGCATTATCGATTCCGTGATTTCTATAGAACGCAATACTAAGAATTAA
- the tig gene encoding trigger factor: protein MEFKTKKNPNASVELKLTFDKSDLEKAFEKAYIQKQKELKVPGFRPGKAPLPMVKRHLGDSVASDAINILLVDSVDSLRERLEHKMVRFPKFTVEDYVPEKSLVATAVYDTEPEVSLGKYKKIKIKLPEVNITEEDLQEELEGVRKQLARKLLREPEEAAQAGDTVDMEFIVTEEGKESQNAKNGSSDYKLGDANNLPGFDENLYGMKAGEPKNFSYTYPQDYPREDLAGKSIQFEMTLKAIYKEVLPELDDDLANEYDGSESLSALKEKFKENLRKNYTEGVKAKKLEEVYKELVEDSKFVFPESYLSEESEHVYRNMMRDIMGRGQGAQVSEEQIPSMEKYAEMVNKPMEEIRTSFSGIAENRLKGYFARQKLASLENITLSEEEFSKELADLALRYGMVEADFRKELEKGKLLETYRDNFLSKKIDDTLFELVEKKYNEKMSIRQLKEFLSKKESGGV, encoded by the coding sequence ATGGAATTCAAGACAAAGAAAAACCCAAACGCATCCGTAGAACTCAAGCTCACCTTCGACAAAAGCGATCTAGAAAAGGCTTTTGAGAAAGCGTACATTCAAAAACAAAAGGAACTCAAAGTCCCCGGCTTTCGACCCGGTAAAGCGCCTTTACCGATGGTAAAGCGTCACCTGGGCGACTCCGTTGCTAGCGACGCGATTAATATCCTTCTTGTAGATTCCGTCGACTCGCTAAGAGAACGGCTGGAGCATAAGATGGTCCGCTTTCCGAAGTTTACCGTCGAAGATTATGTTCCGGAAAAAAGTCTCGTAGCGACCGCAGTTTACGATACCGAACCGGAAGTGAGCCTCGGTAAATACAAGAAGATCAAAATCAAGCTTCCCGAAGTCAATATTACCGAAGAAGACCTCCAGGAAGAGCTCGAAGGTGTAAGAAAACAGCTCGCCCGTAAGCTTTTAAGAGAACCGGAAGAAGCCGCGCAAGCGGGAGACACCGTCGATATGGAGTTTATCGTAACCGAAGAGGGTAAGGAATCCCAGAATGCAAAGAACGGGTCCAGCGATTATAAATTAGGGGATGCTAATAACCTTCCCGGCTTCGACGAAAATCTATACGGTATGAAAGCCGGAGAGCCTAAGAATTTTTCCTATACCTATCCTCAAGATTATCCTAGAGAAGATCTGGCAGGTAAGTCGATTCAATTTGAAATGACTCTCAAAGCCATATACAAGGAAGTCCTTCCGGAATTGGATGACGACCTTGCGAACGAGTATGACGGTTCGGAATCGTTAAGCGCTCTGAAGGAAAAATTTAAAGAGAATCTTCGTAAGAATTATACGGAAGGCGTAAAAGCCAAAAAGTTGGAAGAAGTATATAAGGAGCTTGTGGAAGATTCCAAATTCGTCTTTCCCGAGTCTTATCTTTCGGAGGAATCCGAGCATGTTTATCGGAACATGATGAGAGATATTATGGGTCGGGGGCAGGGAGCGCAAGTTTCCGAAGAGCAGATTCCCTCCATGGAAAAATATGCCGAAATGGTAAATAAACCTATGGAAGAAATTCGAACCTCCTTTTCCGGTATAGCAGAAAACCGACTCAAGGGTTATTTTGCCCGTCAAAAGCTGGCTTCCCTAGAAAATATCACCTTATCCGAGGAAGAATTCTCTAAGGAATTAGCCGATCTTGCGTTAAGATATGGTATGGTTGAAGCCGATTTTAGAAAAGAATTGGAAAAAGGTAAACTTCTCGAGACTTACCGGGACAATTTTTTGTCAAAAAAGATAGACGATACGCTGTTCGAGCTTGTAGAAAAGAAATACAACGAGAAGATGAGTATCCGACAACTTAAGGAATTCCTGTCTAAAAAGGAAAGTGGAGGAGTATGA
- the mobA gene encoding molybdenum cofactor guanylyltransferase has product MATNIDSVGVVLAGGFSSRMGRDKGLLPVGTGKYFLTKCLRRLSFLCIRTLVSVRSDQISEYSAFVSKENLVCDLPFSFGGPLAGLLSVFAFCRENHIRSPLLTLPVDMPFVRVRSLARIKEAGELASQGAFYCVKGELEPICGLFPYSYLEDWMREWEEGSLSETSPKSKLKDRNSVLLDLPEPEEKFFKNINFPSEYIRIQ; this is encoded by the coding sequence ATGGCCACCAACATTGATTCTGTCGGAGTCGTACTGGCCGGCGGATTTAGCTCGAGAATGGGAAGAGACAAGGGTTTGCTTCCCGTCGGAACCGGGAAATATTTTCTTACAAAATGCCTTCGTAGATTAAGTTTCCTATGTATTCGAACACTTGTCTCGGTACGCTCCGATCAGATTTCCGAATATTCCGCTTTTGTTTCAAAGGAAAACCTGGTCTGCGATTTGCCGTTTTCCTTCGGCGGGCCCTTGGCGGGCTTGTTAAGCGTCTTCGCTTTTTGCCGAGAGAACCATATAAGATCGCCCTTATTAACTCTCCCTGTCGATATGCCTTTCGTTCGAGTGCGGAGCCTGGCTAGAATCAAGGAGGCCGGGGAACTCGCTTCTCAAGGCGCGTTCTATTGTGTAAAAGGGGAATTGGAGCCGATTTGCGGGCTATTTCCTTATTCTTATTTGGAGGATTGGATGCGGGAATGGGAGGAAGGTTCTCTTTCAGAGACTTCCCCTAAATCGAAACTTAAAGATAGAAATTCGGTTTTACTGGATCTTCCCGAACCGGAGGAAAAATTCTTTAAAAACATCAATTTTCCTTCGGAGTATATTCGAATTCAATAA
- a CDS encoding molybdenum cofactor biosynthesis protein MoaE has product MAFLQELSYIKSHPLELPREVPDLPETGGLVLFAGIVRNINEGKKVRYLEYEAFPEMADKMIRAILEEAGKKWDLRYLDCQHRLGKLQISEIAVTVVTGSMHREEAYAANRYIIDRVKHEVPIWKREFFEDGTSEWSQGCRHGHQH; this is encoded by the coding sequence ATGGCCTTCCTTCAGGAACTTTCTTATATCAAATCCCATCCCTTGGAACTTCCCCGCGAGGTCCCCGACCTGCCTGAAACAGGAGGTTTGGTTCTGTTTGCCGGAATCGTTCGAAATATCAATGAGGGCAAAAAGGTCAGGTATCTGGAATATGAGGCGTTTCCGGAGATGGCCGATAAAATGATTCGAGCCATATTGGAGGAAGCGGGAAAGAAATGGGACCTGCGGTATCTTGATTGTCAACATCGGTTAGGCAAATTACAAATCTCTGAAATAGCCGTGACCGTAGTGACCGGCTCGATGCACCGGGAAGAAGCCTACGCGGCTAATCGCTATATAATCGATCGAGTAAAGCACGAGGTTCCGATTTGGAAACGCGAATTTTTCGAAGACGGAACGTCCGAGTGGTCCCAGGGTTGCCGGCATGGCCACCAACATTGA
- a CDS encoding MoaD/ThiS family protein produces the protein MKIELLCFAAMKDFFPAKESIDSETIRTIADLRSELESKNPLSAPLLRISRFAVDQVIVGEDHSLADGQSVAVLPPSSGG, from the coding sequence GTGAAGATAGAGCTACTTTGCTTCGCTGCAATGAAGGATTTTTTTCCCGCTAAGGAGAGCATCGATTCGGAAACGATCCGGACGATCGCGGATCTACGTTCCGAACTCGAATCGAAAAACCCGCTTTCGGCTCCTTTGCTCCGAATCAGTCGTTTCGCGGTAGACCAAGTGATCGTAGGTGAGGACCATTCCCTCGCGGATGGGCAGTCGGTTGCGGTTTTACCTCCATCTAGCGGAGGTTAA
- a CDS encoding radical SAM protein yields the protein MKARKFEVLRVSVTSSCGFGCVYCAPGGGENEIPGRQYKPTAIFLSPETFRIKLNTLRDQLEIKEVHLTGGEPTNHKGLPDLIRVAVDQGVPEIALTSNGFFADGLIQTLKNSGLTRMNFSLDSLSPVGFSRISGKELSVGRLLRRIEEAISVGLQVKLNSTIVKGYNEDQIVPLLEWAGSRRIPIRYLELMKMGPLQADHSDLFYSAEEIRTRIGEKFSFNSVETPSESTARYHQTFEGFIFGIIANHTEPFCEGCNRLRMDANGRIYGCLSDSTSFHLPNDKIGAAEALESAMLTKKNHFTGSELSMKYIGG from the coding sequence ATGAAGGCCCGGAAATTCGAAGTATTACGAGTGAGCGTGACATCTTCCTGCGGATTTGGGTGTGTGTATTGTGCGCCCGGAGGAGGCGAGAATGAGATACCCGGTCGCCAATATAAACCGACGGCGATTTTTCTTTCTCCGGAAACGTTTCGAATAAAGCTGAATACTCTAAGGGATCAGCTGGAGATTAAGGAAGTTCACTTAACGGGCGGCGAACCGACCAATCATAAAGGCCTTCCCGATTTGATTCGAGTCGCGGTAGACCAGGGTGTTCCCGAGATCGCATTGACTTCCAACGGTTTTTTTGCGGACGGTTTGATCCAAACGCTAAAGAATTCCGGATTAACCCGAATGAATTTTTCTTTGGATTCCTTATCTCCGGTGGGATTTTCCAGAATTTCAGGAAAAGAATTATCCGTGGGAAGACTTTTACGTAGAATCGAGGAGGCGATTTCGGTTGGACTCCAGGTAAAATTGAATAGCACGATCGTAAAAGGTTATAACGAGGACCAAATCGTGCCCTTATTAGAATGGGCAGGGTCGAGACGGATTCCTATTCGATATTTGGAATTAATGAAAATGGGACCCTTGCAGGCCGACCATTCCGATCTCTTTTATTCCGCGGAGGAAATCCGCACAAGAATTGGGGAAAAATTCTCCTTCAATTCCGTCGAGACTCCATCGGAATCCACGGCAAGATATCACCAAACCTTCGAGGGATTCATTTTCGGTATCATAGCCAACCATACCGAACCTTTTTGCGAAGGTTGCAATCGACTCAGGATGGACGCCAACGGTAGAATATACGGTTGCTTGAGCGATTCCACTTCGTTTCACCTGCCTAACGATAAGATCGGGGCGGCCGAAGCGCTGGAATCGGCGATGCTTACGAAAAAAAATCATTTTACCGGAAGCGAATTATCCATGAAATACATCGGGGGTTAA
- a CDS encoding HesA/MoeB/ThiF family protein: MNSEQRKFFSRQIRVPAIGEPGQIKLLESSVLIVGLGGLGSPVALHLATAGIGRLGLMDFDRVELTNLHRQTAFTLSDIGRLKTEVTSEFLIARVPNLVTRLFSDSFSRTIPPEFLNDWNLILDCTDTSPSKYAINDLCFRAGKPLVTASVYRTSAQFSLFSPKGKPCYRCLYPNLAENETLNCADAGVLGIQTALAGLQQASLAIRYLLDPASVSSDSLYLLEWESPVIYESKIKSDPSCPTCGSAGESFSHTDFIKELSPEDYLNRREKHAIILMDVREEEEQNAIPIQDSIRLPLSRIVSGEKPKLSSETTLVLVCESGSRSVRAAELLREMFPDIYSLAGGRRNLHSLLAGKNP; this comes from the coding sequence ATGAACTCGGAGCAAAGAAAATTCTTCTCGCGACAAATCCGGGTTCCGGCAATCGGGGAGCCAGGCCAGATAAAACTTCTGGAATCTTCCGTCTTGATAGTCGGTCTAGGCGGCTTAGGTTCTCCGGTTGCACTTCATTTAGCAACGGCTGGTATAGGAAGGCTTGGTCTGATGGATTTCGACCGGGTCGAATTGACGAATTTACACAGACAAACCGCCTTTACCCTTTCCGATATCGGGCGACTAAAAACGGAGGTCACTTCCGAATTTTTGATAGCCAGGGTTCCGAATCTGGTTACGCGACTTTTTTCGGATTCGTTTTCCCGGACGATCCCTCCCGAGTTTTTAAACGATTGGAATCTTATCCTAGATTGTACCGACACCTCCCCGTCTAAGTATGCGATCAACGACCTTTGCTTTCGTGCCGGGAAGCCTTTGGTCACGGCATCCGTTTACAGAACCAGCGCTCAATTTTCTTTGTTTTCCCCGAAGGGAAAACCTTGTTATCGCTGTCTATATCCGAACTTAGCCGAGAACGAAACCTTAAATTGCGCCGATGCTGGCGTTTTGGGAATTCAAACGGCTTTGGCAGGATTACAGCAGGCCTCCCTCGCAATTCGTTATCTCCTAGATCCGGCTTCGGTATCCTCCGATTCGTTATATTTGCTCGAATGGGAGTCTCCCGTTATTTACGAAAGCAAAATCAAGTCGGATCCAAGCTGCCCGACCTGTGGATCCGCGGGAGAATCATTTTCTCATACCGATTTCATCAAAGAACTTTCGCCGGAAGATTATTTGAATCGACGGGAAAAACATGCAATAATTTTAATGGATGTCCGCGAAGAAGAAGAGCAGAATGCGATCCCCATTCAGGACTCGATCCGACTTCCTCTCAGCAGGATAGTTTCGGGAGAAAAACCGAAACTATCCTCGGAAACGACTTTGGTCCTTGTGTGCGAATCCGGATCACGATCGGTACGGGCCGCGGAACTTTTACGGGAAATGTTTCCCGATATTTATTCCCTCGCAGGTGGAAGAAGAAACCTTCATTCTCTTCTCGCCGGAAAAAATCCTTAA
- a CDS encoding molybdopterin oxidoreductase family protein: MGETHYRSCTLCEAMCGLRIEVEDHAVVAIRGDKEDAFSRGHLCAKGPELKNLYEDGDRLKYPIKRTESGWVRVSWTDALSDIAVRLLAIQDQYGNDSVALYSGNPTVHNYGSMLFGQRFANRLKTKNMYSATSVDQLPHQLLSYFMFGHQLLVPIPDIDHTNFFLILGGNPFASNGSLMSVPDVKKRLKDIQERGGKYVVVDPRRTETAVHADEHIFIRPGSDAFFLFAIVNVLFKKNFVKPSDLVSDSDLRTIRTLAEEFTPAKAQEVTGVPAETIERIATEFANAKGAVCYGRVGVSTQEFGAICQWLINSINILTGNMDSRGGAMFTLPAVDVIDPKSAMRTSPGSFDTFQSRVRKLPEFNDELPVAALAEEILTEGEGQIKAFVTSAGNPVLSTPNGGKLEKALSTLEFMVSVDFYLNETTKYANYILPPTSALEHDHYDLIFNVFAVRNIARYCQPVFEPEDGMLHDWEIFSDLTKRLELLRSGKSLPNELIKTKLTPASIIDHALRSGPYGSKGKRNIDMSLELLRNSPHGVDLGPLQPCFPERLCTENKKIHLVPERIQADMNRLRKRFQELRVSFQAQNGFLLIGRRHLRNNNSWMHNMPKLMTGKDRCTLMMHPEDASLLGINEEEEVLVESRVGKISIPAELTDDMMRGVVCIPHGFGHGKEGTTLHVAAQFAGASINDLTDDQALDELSGNAAFSGIPVSVRRKTA, encoded by the coding sequence ATGGGCGAAACACATTATAGATCTTGTACTTTATGCGAAGCGATGTGCGGTTTGCGGATCGAAGTTGAGGATCATGCCGTAGTCGCGATTCGAGGAGATAAAGAGGATGCATTTAGCCGAGGTCACCTTTGTGCGAAGGGCCCAGAACTGAAGAATCTGTATGAAGACGGAGACCGACTGAAGTACCCGATAAAGCGTACCGAATCCGGATGGGTTCGAGTTTCCTGGACGGATGCTCTTTCGGATATCGCGGTCCGATTGCTCGCGATTCAGGATCAATACGGAAACGACTCCGTCGCTCTCTATAGCGGAAATCCGACGGTTCATAATTACGGTTCAATGCTATTCGGACAAAGATTCGCAAACAGACTCAAAACGAAAAATATGTATTCGGCGACTTCGGTGGATCAATTGCCGCATCAGCTATTATCCTATTTTATGTTCGGGCACCAATTATTGGTGCCGATACCCGATATCGATCACACGAATTTTTTCCTAATTCTGGGCGGCAACCCTTTCGCATCTAACGGAAGTTTGATGAGTGTTCCCGATGTGAAAAAAAGATTGAAGGACATTCAGGAAAGGGGAGGGAAATACGTAGTTGTCGATCCGAGAAGGACCGAAACCGCCGTGCACGCGGACGAGCATATTTTTATCCGACCCGGTTCCGATGCGTTTTTCCTTTTTGCGATAGTTAACGTTTTATTTAAAAAGAATTTTGTAAAACCCTCCGATTTGGTTTCCGATTCCGATCTACGAACGATTCGGACCTTGGCGGAGGAATTTACTCCGGCTAAGGCCCAGGAAGTCACGGGAGTTCCTGCCGAAACGATAGAGAGAATCGCGACGGAGTTTGCAAATGCAAAAGGAGCGGTTTGCTATGGGCGAGTCGGCGTGTCGACTCAGGAGTTCGGCGCGATTTGTCAGTGGTTAATTAATTCCATTAACATTCTTACGGGAAATATGGACTCGCGCGGAGGCGCCATGTTCACTCTACCTGCGGTGGACGTGATCGATCCCAAGAGTGCGATGCGCACGTCTCCCGGAAGTTTCGATACGTTTCAATCCAGGGTTCGGAAATTACCCGAGTTTAACGACGAATTACCGGTCGCAGCGTTGGCGGAGGAAATATTGACCGAGGGCGAGGGGCAGATTAAAGCATTCGTGACTTCGGCGGGAAACCCGGTCCTTTCCACTCCTAACGGGGGAAAGTTGGAAAAGGCATTGTCGACTCTCGAATTTATGGTGAGCGTCGACTTCTATCTGAACGAAACTACGAAATACGCCAATTATATACTTCCCCCGACTTCGGCTTTGGAGCACGATCATTACGATTTGATCTTCAACGTGTTTGCCGTTCGAAATATCGCCCGGTATTGTCAGCCGGTCTTCGAACCCGAAGATGGAATGCTCCACGATTGGGAAATTTTTTCGGATTTAACGAAGCGCTTGGAACTATTGCGTTCGGGAAAATCGCTTCCGAACGAATTGATAAAAACCAAATTAACGCCGGCCTCAATCATCGACCACGCTCTTCGTTCGGGGCCTTACGGGTCGAAAGGAAAGCGAAATATCGATATGAGCCTCGAATTATTGAGGAACAGTCCGCACGGAGTGGATTTAGGTCCCTTGCAACCCTGCTTTCCTGAGCGACTCTGCACTGAAAATAAGAAAATTCATTTGGTTCCCGAGAGGATTCAGGCCGATATGAATCGACTTCGAAAAAGATTTCAAGAGTTAAGAGTTTCTTTCCAAGCGCAGAACGGTTTCTTACTGATCGGCAGGAGACATTTAAGAAATAATAATTCTTGGATGCATAATATGCCTAAATTAATGACGGGTAAGGATCGCTGCACCTTAATGATGCATCCCGAAGACGCGAGCTTGCTTGGAATTAACGAAGAGGAGGAAGTTCTGGTCGAGTCTAGAGTCGGAAAAATCTCGATTCCGGCGGAATTGACCGACGATATGATGCGCGGCGTGGTCTGCATTCCTCACGGATTCGGACACGGAAAGGAGGGAACTACTTTGCATGTCGCGGCTCAGTTCGCAGGCGCAAGCATTAACGATTTGACCGACGATCAAGCGCTGGATGAACTTTCCGGGAATGCCGCATTTAGCGGGATTCCCGTTTCTGTCCGGCGCAAAACCGCTTAA